The Candidatus Cloacimonadota bacterium sequence CCTTCGGCAATTTCGCGTTTGTATAAAATGGGGATTGAGACTTTCCTGCTGGCATATTCCATCAACATCATCATCGCCCAGCGTTTGGTACGCAAGCTCTGCGTTCATTGCCGCAGACCTCTTTCCAAAGAGCATTGGGAAGCCGCGATGCAATTGGGCATCAGCAAAGAAGAATTGGAAGCTGGGATGATCTATGAACCCGTGGGTTGCCGAAAATGCCATAACGGCTATAAAGGTCGAATAAACGTAGCTGAGGCACTGTATTTCTACCCCGAGATCCGCCAGGAAATAGTAAAATCCATTAGTGATATCGATGAAGAACGCATCCGCAAGATCGCGGAAAAACACGGTATGCTCTCCATGCGCGACAGCGGGGTGGAGCGTATGCGGGAAGGCCTCACCGACCTCACCGAAGTTCTTTTTGTAACATCAGAGGACTAGAATATGAGCATGATGGAAATGTTTTTAGCACTGATGGCAATAATGCTGTTTACTACATTGTCATTGACATACAACCAAGCTATATGGAGGCAAACAGATTATATCAATAATGCAACAATGGTAGTTCAAGCTTCCCAGATATGTCATTCAATCCTGGATGAGGCAGACGCCAAGCTCTTTTCCAATCAAATAGAGTTCACTGATATTGTGGATACTTACAATTTCACAGATACACAATCTTATCCGCATCTACCTGTTACATTTACAGTATCATGCGTAGCAACAGATTGCGATTCTCTGGGGCAGGATTTAGAGACTCCAAATCCCAATAGTCTGTTCAAAAGAATTGAAGTGTCTGTAAGTGGTCCGACTGCATTGAGGTATCCCTATAAGATGAAACGTCTGTATACCAAGACTTTTATGTAGTTATTATGGGAGTTTTACTTGATGTTCTGGGCAGTGTTATAATCGCTGCGACTCTTTTCTTGATGATGATGACATTTCAGCTTCAGATGCAAGAAACAGCAGCAAGAATCCATTATACCGGATCAATGATAGATCATATGGACACAGCAGCTAGCAAACTGAATCACATAATGGCTATGGCAGGGATAGGAGTTCCAGTAGATTCTGTGTGCGTGATCGCGGACGAATCAAGATTGGTATTCAGAACCTTCTGGAACTGCGAATCTGATACCCTATCTGAAGATCGTCATCTGATCGATATTAAACTTGGTGATTCAACTCAACATGGATCCATACTGGAGATTAACCAGGACGGAACCTTGATTGAACCTCTCGGATATATACTCTACATTGAGGATGTGGCTTTCAACTACTATGACAAGAATGATAACCAAACAACTACTCCCGCAAATGTGATGTCTGCAGAAATACTGCTTACTTTCCGTCGAGATAGCCCATGGCGACAGGATCAACCCTTGCGCACAAACATCCAGTTGAAGTGTTTCTTTATGAATAGTTACCTGCAGGGAGCTTAAGATGGGTCGAGCTGCTCTAATCTTTGTTATTCTGATGACTACAATATATGCGGGTATTCTAACTTCTCTAAACAAGTTTATTGGGGGAGTTCCCGAAATTTTGATCAGGAATCAGTTGAACAAAGAAGCTGAGAATGTAAGTGATTTCGCTCTTAGAAATGCAATACGTAATGCTGGTTCTCAAGAGTTTCTGGATTCCTATCTACAGGGAGAAAACTTCGCCGACGAACTCACTTTTACTCAGAGCTTTGATGATTTTATAATCGGCAATTGCAGAATCGACAGTCTCCGCTACAGTTATGTAAATAGCAGGTCACATTACAAAGTGATGAGCTATATCACAGCATCTCTCCAGGGTCAGGAAGTATCACGCAATGCAGAGATGTCCTTTAACTATCCCTTTTTGGATCTTGGCTCAGATAAACCAAACATCATGTATCTTGAAATGGAACGATTAATACTATTTCCATGGCTTTTTGAAGGCAATAACTATCTTCCCGATTCTTCCGGAAACAACTACAGCGGTACTGCTGAGGGTTTTTCTCTGATTTCTGCCACAATACCTTGGGGTGGAGCATTCAGCAGGTATTGTACAAAGTTCAATGGAATCGATAATTACATATCTGTGGCTCCTCAACCAGATTCCACAGGTTTGGATAGCTTAAACACGGATAACTCATTTTCATTATTGGCATTTGCAAAGTTTGACAAGAAAGGTGGCTTCCTTGATACCGGACCA is a genomic window containing:
- the tadA gene encoding Flp pilus assembly complex ATPase component TadA, which gives rise to SILRHDPDIVMVGEIRDKITAETAVKLANTGHLTFSTLHTNDAPSAISRLYKMGIETFLLAYSINIIIAQRLVRKLCVHCRRPLSKEHWEAAMQLGISKEELEAGMIYEPVGCRKCHNGYKGRINVAEALYFYPEIRQEIVKSISDIDEERIRKIAEKHGMLSMRDSGVERMREGLTDLTEVLFVTSED
- a CDS encoding LamG domain-containing protein, which gives rise to MGRAALIFVILMTTIYAGILTSLNKFIGGVPEILIRNQLNKEAENVSDFALRNAIRNAGSQEFLDSYLQGENFADELTFTQSFDDFIIGNCRIDSLRYSYVNSRSHYKVMSYITASLQGQEVSRNAEMSFNYPFLDLGSDKPNIMYLEMERLILFPWLFEGNNYLPDSSGNNYSGTAEGFSLISATIPWGGAFSRYCTKFNGIDNYISVAPQPDSTGLDSLNTDNSFSLLAFAKFDKKGGFLDTGPPSQGTLIWIPSDPYSSSLRYKPSAGIWYNKSDKKLHFAVTQDDDENTMLEIAVSFTPYAEVFYHLLGIPLFNPAFYEYSWGSYGLTYNNGVLKAFVNGVLVGTQVGENVRAYPSSYGMSIGRRDLRGGSFSSSDFQYFCGVIDQAGMHDRALIGSEMHSWHNGVMSSTLIKYIRD